The Oscillospiraceae bacterium genome contains a region encoding:
- a CDS encoding ABC transporter translates to MLQIEHFSKTYPGGKKAVDDLTLAVNAGEIVGFIGHNGAGKTTTLRAVAGILAYDQGTITIDGHDVRTDGVNAKKVTAFLPDNPDLYEFMNGIDYLNFIADIYGIPAQTRRQRIETYAGAFEIVGALGSPVSSYSHGMKQKLALTSALIRQPRLLILDEPFVGLDPKASHLLKGFLAELCGAGGAVFFSTHVLEVAEKLCHRVAILKGGRLICEGPTAEIVGSSTLEEVFLRQEGEEDA, encoded by the coding sequence ATGCTGCAAATCGAACATTTTTCCAAGACGTATCCCGGCGGCAAAAAAGCGGTGGATGATCTGACCCTGGCGGTGAACGCGGGCGAGATCGTGGGTTTTATCGGCCACAATGGCGCGGGAAAGACGACCACCCTGCGGGCGGTGGCCGGCATTCTGGCCTACGACCAGGGCACCATTACCATTGACGGGCACGATGTGCGCACCGATGGGGTGAACGCCAAAAAGGTGACCGCCTTTTTGCCCGACAACCCGGATCTGTACGAATTTATGAACGGCATCGATTATCTGAACTTCATTGCGGACATCTATGGTATCCCGGCACAGACGCGCAGACAGCGCATTGAAACCTATGCGGGGGCCTTTGAGATTGTGGGGGCGCTGGGCAGCCCGGTGAGCAGCTATTCCCACGGCATGAAGCAGAAGCTGGCCCTCACCAGCGCGCTGATCCGCCAGCCCCGGCTGCTGATCCTGGACGAACCCTTTGTGGGGCTGGACCCCAAGGCCTCCCACCTGCTGAAAGGTTTTTTGGCCGAGCTGTGCGGCGCGGGCGGGGCGGTGTTCTTTTCGACCCATGTGCTGGAGGTGGCGGAAAAGCTGTGCCACCGGGTGGCGATTCTAAAGGGCGGCAGGCTGATCTGCGAGGGCCCCACGGCCGAAATCGTGGGTTCCTCGACCCTGGAAGAGGTTTTCCTGCGGCAGGAGGGTGAGGAAGATGCGTAA